In Labilibaculum sp. DW002, the genomic window AAGAGGATTTGAAAAAGACCAACCTGTGGCTGCTACTTTTTTCAAAAACTTTAAACTTGAAGAAGCGCAGTTATACGAATTAATGACTGCGATTAAAGAAAAGGGAGAAGAAACAGGAGCTACTGAATGGTATACAGCTAATAAAGTATTGGTTGATTCTTGGATGAAATAATCTAGAAGCAGAAGCTTTATTAACTCATAAAAAAAGAGATACAACTCCATGTTGTATCTCTTTTTTGTTTCCTCAAATTGTTATAGCATTTTTGACTTTAACCCCATTCTGTGGTCTTTCCCTTATCTACTATCACAGCCATTGGTTGCACCTACATTTATTCAGGTTCAATCACTTCGGGATTTCAAATGCAAAGCACAAAGTGCGGGCTAACCACGAAGTGGTTCAACAAACCTACAATTCCATCTCAACCAAAACTGGCAAATGATCTGAAGGATACCTCTCCTCTACCTGATCATCAATAACCTTATATTCTTTTACCTTAGCATCTCCTTTACTGATAAAAATGTAATCAATACGATCGGTAACAGTTTTATCATGTTTAAAGCCGTTAAAGGTTCCCTCAGCACCTGAAACACTTTCACCAGCTAAACCTTTAGAATCATCCATTTGCATGCTTAAATACAGAATTGGATCCGTTTCGGGCAACAGGTTTAAATCACCCATTAGCACACAAGGGTAATTCTCTGGATTATGCTCTGTAATCTTACTAAAGATCAACTTAGAACTATTCAATCGAGCAATATTACCTACATGATCAAAATGAGCGTTAAAAACATAAAAGCGCTGTTTGGTTTCCTTATTCTCCAAAAGAAAATAAGTACAAATTCGCTCTAAAGCTGCATCCCAACCAACTGATATTTCTTCTGGAGTTTTAGACAACCAAAAAGTCGATTGCTTAATAACATTGTACTTAGCTGTTTTGTAAAAAATAGCACAATATTCCCCTTTCTGTTTTCCATCATCACGTCCAACACCGATGTATGAATAGTTTGTCAATACACTATCCAACCAGGTAATCTG contains:
- a CDS encoding endonuclease/exonuclease/phosphatase family protein, which codes for MKNYIFCLLAIVLFSCSPKEQVQTFMTYNLRYNNPNDGENRWEVRKENVADLILNYQPDVFGTQEGLNDQITWLDSVLTNYSYIGVGRDDGKQKGEYCAIFYKTAKYNVIKQSTFWLSKTPEEISVGWDAALERICTYFLLENKETKQRFYVFNAHFDHVGNIARLNSSKLIFSKITEHNPENYPCVLMGDLNLLPETDPILYLSMQMDDSKGLAGESVSGAEGTFNGFKHDKTVTDRIDYIFISKGDAKVKEYKVIDDQVEERYPSDHLPVLVEMEL